A genomic region of Jaculus jaculus isolate mJacJac1 chromosome 10, mJacJac1.mat.Y.cur, whole genome shotgun sequence contains the following coding sequences:
- the Tbc1d21 gene encoding TBC1 domain family member 21 isoform X3 has product MTTLTPENSLSARRSASFILGLHPSIRTEAWKFLTGYYSWQSSWEERLTVDSTRRRNYEALCQVYEKIQPLLENLHQNFIETRNNIACDIQKLYDKDVLGNVLVDKKKLEKILLLSYVCNTQAEYQKGFHDMVMIFQLMVEHEHETFWLFQFFLQKTEHSCVLNIGVSKNLDVLSDLVSFLDPSFAEHLKGKGTGAVQSLFPWFCLCFQRVFKSFDDVWRLWEVLLTGKPCRNFQVLVAYSMLQMVREQALLESMSGDAILLACNNLIDLDAEELISAGCLVYAELMQSEVPQPLKDFFL; this is encoded by the exons ATGACCACCCTGACTCCAGAAAATAGCCTCTCTGCCAGGCGGTCAGCCTCCTTCATCCTG GGCCTGCACCCCTCCATAAGGACGGAAGCCTGGAAGTTCCTCACAGGCTACTACTCATGGCAAAGTTCCTGGGAGGAGCGGCTCACAGTGGACAGCACAAGGAG GAGGAACTATGAAGCCTTGTGCCAGGTGTATGAGAAAATCCAGCCCCTGCTGGAAAATTTGCACCAGAACTTCATAGAGACCCGAAACAACATCG CATGTGACATCCAGAAGCTGTACGACAAAGACGTCCTGGGCAACGTGCTCGTGGACAAGAAGAAGCTGGAGAAAATACTGCTCCTGAGTTACGTCTGCAACACGCAGGCGG AGTACCAGAAGGGCTTCCACGACATGGTGATGATCTTCCAGCTGATGGTGGAGCATGAACATGAGACCTTCTGGCTCTTCCAGTTCTTCCTGCAGAAAACG GAGCACAGTTGTGTCCTCAACATCGGGGTGAGCAAGAACCTGGACGTGCTCAGCGACCTCGTCTCCTTCCTGGACCCCTCGTTCGCCGAGCACCTCA AAGGGAAGGGCACCGGGGCCGTGCAGTCGCTCTTCCCCtggttctgcctctgcttccagcGTGTCTTCAAATCCTTCGATGACgtctggaggctctgggag GTCCTGCTCACCGGGAAGCCCTGTAGAAACTTCCAGGTGCTGGTGGCCTACAGCATGCTGCAGATGGTGCGCGAGCAGGCACTGCTGGAGAGCATGAGCGGTGATGCCATCCTCCTG GCCTGCAACAACCTCATCGACCTTGATGCCGAGGAGCTGATCTCTGCTGGCTGCCTGGTTTATGCTGAGCTCATGCAAAGCGAG GTTCCTCAGCCACTAAAggatttcttcctctga
- the Tbc1d21 gene encoding TBC1 domain family member 21 isoform X2 yields MTTLTPENSLSARRSASFILAKKNPPIDKTEWNSFFDENGQLVRTRDYICINILERGLHPSIRTEAWKFLTGYYSWQSSWEERLTVDSTRRRNYEALCQVYEKIQPLLENLHQNFIETRNNIACDIQKLYDKDVLGNVLVDKKKLEKILLLSYVCNTQAEYQKGFHDMVMIFQLMVEHEHETFWLFQFFLQKTEHSCVLNIGVSKNLDVLSDLVSFLDPSFAEHLRKGTGAVQSLFPWFCLCFQRVFKSFDDVWRLWEVLLTGKPCRNFQVLVAYSMLQMVREQALLESMSGDAILLACNNLIDLDAEELISAGCLVYAELMQSEVPQPLKDFFL; encoded by the exons ATGACCACCCTGACTCCAGAAAATAGCCTCTCTGCCAGGCGGTCAGCCTCCTTCATCCTG GCAAAGAAAAATCCCCCCATTGACAAGACTGAGTGGAACAGCTTCTTCGATGAGAATGGTCAGTTGGTCAGAACACGAGACTACATTTGTATTAACATCCTGGAAAGG GGCCTGCACCCCTCCATAAGGACGGAAGCCTGGAAGTTCCTCACAGGCTACTACTCATGGCAAAGTTCCTGGGAGGAGCGGCTCACAGTGGACAGCACAAGGAG GAGGAACTATGAAGCCTTGTGCCAGGTGTATGAGAAAATCCAGCCCCTGCTGGAAAATTTGCACCAGAACTTCATAGAGACCCGAAACAACATCG CATGTGACATCCAGAAGCTGTACGACAAAGACGTCCTGGGCAACGTGCTCGTGGACAAGAAGAAGCTGGAGAAAATACTGCTCCTGAGTTACGTCTGCAACACGCAGGCGG AGTACCAGAAGGGCTTCCACGACATGGTGATGATCTTCCAGCTGATGGTGGAGCATGAACATGAGACCTTCTGGCTCTTCCAGTTCTTCCTGCAGAAAACG GAGCACAGTTGTGTCCTCAACATCGGGGTGAGCAAGAACCTGGACGTGCTCAGCGACCTCGTCTCCTTCCTGGACCCCTCGTTCGCCGAGCACCTCA GGAAGGGCACCGGGGCCGTGCAGTCGCTCTTCCCCtggttctgcctctgcttccagcGTGTCTTCAAATCCTTCGATGACgtctggaggctctgggag GTCCTGCTCACCGGGAAGCCCTGTAGAAACTTCCAGGTGCTGGTGGCCTACAGCATGCTGCAGATGGTGCGCGAGCAGGCACTGCTGGAGAGCATGAGCGGTGATGCCATCCTCCTG GCCTGCAACAACCTCATCGACCTTGATGCCGAGGAGCTGATCTCTGCTGGCTGCCTGGTTTATGCTGAGCTCATGCAAAGCGAG GTTCCTCAGCCACTAAAggatttcttcctctga
- the Tbc1d21 gene encoding TBC1 domain family member 21 isoform X1: MTTLTPENSLSARRSASFILAKKNPPIDKTEWNSFFDENGQLVRTRDYICINILERGLHPSIRTEAWKFLTGYYSWQSSWEERLTVDSTRRRNYEALCQVYEKIQPLLENLHQNFIETRNNIACDIQKLYDKDVLGNVLVDKKKLEKILLLSYVCNTQAEYQKGFHDMVMIFQLMVEHEHETFWLFQFFLQKTEHSCVLNIGVSKNLDVLSDLVSFLDPSFAEHLKGKGTGAVQSLFPWFCLCFQRVFKSFDDVWRLWEVLLTGKPCRNFQVLVAYSMLQMVREQALLESMSGDAILLACNNLIDLDAEELISAGCLVYAELMQSEVPQPLKDFFL, encoded by the exons ATGACCACCCTGACTCCAGAAAATAGCCTCTCTGCCAGGCGGTCAGCCTCCTTCATCCTG GCAAAGAAAAATCCCCCCATTGACAAGACTGAGTGGAACAGCTTCTTCGATGAGAATGGTCAGTTGGTCAGAACACGAGACTACATTTGTATTAACATCCTGGAAAGG GGCCTGCACCCCTCCATAAGGACGGAAGCCTGGAAGTTCCTCACAGGCTACTACTCATGGCAAAGTTCCTGGGAGGAGCGGCTCACAGTGGACAGCACAAGGAG GAGGAACTATGAAGCCTTGTGCCAGGTGTATGAGAAAATCCAGCCCCTGCTGGAAAATTTGCACCAGAACTTCATAGAGACCCGAAACAACATCG CATGTGACATCCAGAAGCTGTACGACAAAGACGTCCTGGGCAACGTGCTCGTGGACAAGAAGAAGCTGGAGAAAATACTGCTCCTGAGTTACGTCTGCAACACGCAGGCGG AGTACCAGAAGGGCTTCCACGACATGGTGATGATCTTCCAGCTGATGGTGGAGCATGAACATGAGACCTTCTGGCTCTTCCAGTTCTTCCTGCAGAAAACG GAGCACAGTTGTGTCCTCAACATCGGGGTGAGCAAGAACCTGGACGTGCTCAGCGACCTCGTCTCCTTCCTGGACCCCTCGTTCGCCGAGCACCTCA AAGGGAAGGGCACCGGGGCCGTGCAGTCGCTCTTCCCCtggttctgcctctgcttccagcGTGTCTTCAAATCCTTCGATGACgtctggaggctctgggag GTCCTGCTCACCGGGAAGCCCTGTAGAAACTTCCAGGTGCTGGTGGCCTACAGCATGCTGCAGATGGTGCGCGAGCAGGCACTGCTGGAGAGCATGAGCGGTGATGCCATCCTCCTG GCCTGCAACAACCTCATCGACCTTGATGCCGAGGAGCTGATCTCTGCTGGCTGCCTGGTTTATGCTGAGCTCATGCAAAGCGAG GTTCCTCAGCCACTAAAggatttcttcctctga